A window of the Roseburia sp. 831b genome harbors these coding sequences:
- the spoVAD gene encoding stage V sporulation protein AD, translated as MEVQKGKQSLQFTEAPFIISSASIVGKKEGEGPLGECFDMVCEDDKFGEDTWEEAESTLQKEAVALTLGKAEQTSEDIRYLFAGDLLGQNIATSFGLQDYSVPLFGLYGACSTCGESLSLAAMTVAAGYADQVIAVTSSHFASAEKQFRFPLEYANQRPLSATWTVTGSAAFLVGKKKSKVQITGITTGKIMDYGIKDSMNMGAAMAPAAADCIAQHFDDFKRSPHDYDKIITGDLGTIGKEILIDLLLEKGYDISQVHTDCGIEIFDAATQNTGAGGSGCGCSAVTLSGHFLKHLEKGSLQRILFVPTGALLSTVSFNEGKTVPGIAHAVVLEHLKE; from the coding sequence ATGGAAGTTCAAAAAGGAAAACAGAGCCTCCAGTTTACGGAGGCTCCTTTTATAATCAGCAGTGCAAGCATTGTCGGAAAAAAGGAAGGGGAAGGCCCCTTAGGAGAGTGCTTTGACATGGTTTGTGAGGACGACAAATTCGGGGAAGATACCTGGGAAGAGGCAGAGAGCACCTTGCAAAAAGAGGCGGTGGCATTGACACTTGGAAAAGCAGAGCAGACCAGTGAGGACATCCGCTATCTTTTTGCCGGAGACTTATTGGGGCAGAATATCGCAACATCGTTTGGCCTACAAGATTATAGTGTCCCATTATTTGGACTCTACGGTGCGTGCAGCACCTGTGGAGAGTCCTTATCCCTTGCAGCGATGACCGTGGCAGCAGGATATGCCGACCAGGTGATAGCCGTCACATCAAGCCATTTCGCGAGTGCGGAGAAACAGTTCCGTTTTCCACTGGAATATGCCAACCAAAGACCATTGTCCGCAACCTGGACGGTGACCGGGAGTGCAGCATTTCTCGTTGGAAAGAAAAAAAGCAAGGTGCAGATTACCGGAATCACAACCGGAAAAATCATGGATTATGGAATCAAGGATTCGATGAATATGGGGGCGGCGATGGCTCCGGCAGCAGCGGATTGTATCGCACAGCATTTTGATGATTTTAAGCGCTCGCCGCATGACTATGACAAAATCATAACAGGCGATTTAGGAACGATAGGAAAAGAGATTTTAATCGATTTGCTTTTAGAAAAAGGGTACGACATCAGCCAGGTGCATACCGATTGCGGGATTGAGATTTTCGATGCAGCGACGCAAAATACGGGTGCAGGAGGTTCTGGCTGCGGCTGCTCTGCGGTGACGTTAAGTGGACATTTCTTAAAACATCTGGAAAAAGGAAGCTTACAGCGGATTCTGTTTGTGCCGACGGGAGCGCTTTTGTCGACTGTCTCCTTCAATGAAGGGAAAACAGTTCCGGGGATTGCCCATGCAGTTGTGCTAGAGCATTTAAAAGAATAG
- the spoVAE gene encoding stage V sporulation protein AE, with the protein MDYVNAFWVGGLICALVQILMEKTKMLPGRIMVLLVCAGAVLGAIQLYEPFLQFAGAGASVPLLGFGNVLWKGVKEAVDENGFLGIFQGGFKASAVGICAALVFGYLASLIFQPKMKK; encoded by the coding sequence ATGGATTATGTAAACGCATTCTGGGTTGGCGGGCTGATTTGCGCGCTGGTACAGATTTTGATGGAAAAGACGAAGATGCTTCCGGGAAGAATCATGGTTCTTTTGGTATGCGCAGGTGCCGTACTGGGCGCAATCCAATTGTATGAACCGTTTTTACAGTTTGCCGGTGCCGGCGCAAGTGTGCCATTGCTAGGATTTGGAAATGTGCTATGGAAAGGGGTAAAAGAAGCTGTGGATGAAAATGGATTCCTTGGCATTTTCCAGGGAGGATTTAAGGCGAGTGCGGTAGGAATCTGTGCTGCCCTGGTATTCGGGTACCTTGCCAGCCTTATTTTCCAGCCTAAAATGAAAAAATAA
- a CDS encoding EAL domain-containing protein, with the protein MGNRLTILIVDDVAINREILKDIFKDEYKVVEAEDGLGALEVLRGEEHVDIILLDIIMPKMNGLEVLQIIKRDERLKRIPVIVNTQEGERAKEFKALEMGADDFIIKPYNPKIVRQRVTNLVHKYIKEKESMERKIRNTMNRLQSLIDTVPGGIAIFEISDGVHIEFFNDGLCELLGYSREEFSRYQTQDALELVLEEDQKILKEENNAYHENGSIHCKVRFLTKEHTIKWVGITAKKMESEEGRNVYHAVFMDSSEEKETEERLQNSMEELRYRAERDNLTGVYNRETFYRKTEQMLRENPKETFVIGQWNIDRFKVVNELMGSSAADHILRKFAQKMDEKLKGHGTFGRLEADHFVTCTTKRFIEQGIEYIEQMLAGVINWERIHYPIRMHVGFYLVEDKTTPVELMCDRADMALQTIKNNYLKRWCYYNDSLKREILDEEEYVVEMETALLEHQFVVYYQPIYDARTRKPVSAEALVRWQHPQKGMIPPDVFVPLFEKNGFITKLDMFVWEEACKFLAERKEQGKEPIPISVNLSRINFYNPNLAAEICALTRRYQVSPEYLRLEITESAYKDNPEEMLSTMKTLQEDGFKVLMDDFGSGYSSLNMLKMVPVDILKIDMKFIDDLENSERACNILYNIIQMTKGLKMGVIAEGIETQNQCELLFGMGCTYIQGFYFSKPLCKEDFVKEIECQEEKNFDYEMAGVKKQTILVVDDTELNRSSIMEMIKDKYRVLEAKNGEEALSILKKEFANINLVLSDIFMPKVSGFDLLEIMKRNDLLRMIPVLILTAFGDQENQSKALELGALDVITKPYDAKTLKKRIENLLQISENDSIKAEVHALRESSTVRKQVQSMLRNDVASICRMEISYKDFEIKRMVFANDKFMELHQIHSTTYRSKKNLGGFLDNIVEEDKKRLRDRAELALRRREKCWQNVYRIEGANGSIHSMISNCTMDFQADGIFFDTIEIEVVTKENFEFEKSLDMLSQAITKETNLQFFLYSLDDDSVDYITKRKNGSSRRVIQKRSLFQMLPGIADADYVRREEMYERIRNGKRTTSEEFHCVYTDEDTRETVSKWFRVTLSRMEGSPTEKRMALGVCEDITKDREHQICKWREQQYQAILGQNAFFFAEIDLTDNRFISEKIQDNGFGLEDAEILSYDDFVEQRIEKLVLKDDIKYIDSWMRRTNLKKWFTQGEREISFDLRIMLPNKNAYEWFTSTVYMSKNPGNNHVCASWKIRNTEAEKKKLGKIRQMAERDSLTELYNRINFEKRVSKELLKEASQNKSRAFIMIDVDNFKQVNDSFGHDFGDIVLRAVAKILRSSFTEENIIGRLGGDEFAVFISKASSKKVILEQVQKVCAKISTTFENKGEKVSISCSIGVVYTPEEGKEFQILYEKADDALYQAKHAGKNQYKIFTN; encoded by the coding sequence ATGGGGAACAGATTGACAATCCTGATCGTGGACGATGTTGCAATTAATCGTGAGATCTTAAAAGATATTTTCAAAGATGAATATAAAGTTGTGGAAGCAGAAGATGGGCTGGGTGCGCTTGAAGTACTTCGGGGAGAAGAGCACGTAGACATCATTCTGCTTGACATCATAATGCCAAAAATGAACGGGTTAGAAGTGTTACAGATTATCAAACGGGATGAGCGGTTAAAGCGTATTCCGGTCATTGTAAATACCCAGGAGGGAGAGCGTGCCAAAGAGTTCAAGGCGCTTGAAATGGGGGCAGATGACTTCATTATAAAACCGTATAACCCTAAGATTGTCAGACAGAGAGTGACGAATCTGGTTCATAAATATATCAAAGAAAAAGAGAGCATGGAGCGTAAAATCCGCAACACAATGAACCGCCTGCAGTCGCTCATTGACACGGTTCCGGGTGGAATCGCAATTTTTGAAATATCGGATGGCGTCCATATCGAATTTTTCAATGATGGATTGTGTGAACTTTTGGGATATAGCCGGGAAGAATTTTCCAGATATCAGACACAAGATGCACTGGAACTGGTGCTCGAAGAAGACCAGAAGATTTTAAAAGAGGAGAATAACGCCTATCATGAGAATGGCTCCATTCATTGTAAGGTTCGTTTCCTGACGAAAGAGCATACCATTAAATGGGTTGGAATTACGGCAAAGAAAATGGAATCCGAAGAAGGCCGCAACGTTTATCATGCGGTCTTTATGGATTCGAGCGAGGAGAAAGAGACCGAGGAACGTCTGCAAAATTCCATGGAAGAACTGCGCTACCGGGCAGAGCGGGATAATCTGACCGGCGTTTACAACAGGGAGACATTTTACCGTAAGACAGAGCAGATGCTCCGGGAGAATCCGAAGGAGACCTTTGTCATTGGACAGTGGAATATTGACCGTTTTAAGGTTGTAAATGAGCTGATGGGCAGCAGTGCGGCAGATCATATTCTGCGAAAATTTGCCCAGAAGATGGACGAGAAATTAAAAGGTCATGGTACATTTGGACGTTTAGAGGCAGACCATTTTGTGACCTGTACGACCAAGCGTTTTATTGAGCAGGGAATTGAATATATCGAGCAGATGCTGGCGGGGGTGATTAACTGGGAGAGAATTCATTATCCGATTCGTATGCATGTCGGCTTTTATCTGGTAGAAGATAAGACAACACCGGTAGAATTGATGTGTGACCGTGCAGATATGGCATTGCAGACGATTAAGAATAATTATCTGAAACGCTGGTGCTATTACAATGACAGCTTAAAAAGAGAGATTTTGGACGAGGAAGAGTACGTGGTCGAGATGGAAACGGCTCTTTTAGAACACCAGTTTGTGGTTTATTATCAGCCGATTTATGATGCGAGAACAAGAAAGCCGGTCAGCGCAGAGGCACTGGTACGCTGGCAGCACCCACAGAAGGGCATGATACCGCCGGATGTGTTTGTGCCTCTTTTTGAAAAAAATGGTTTTATCACAAAACTGGATATGTTCGTATGGGAAGAAGCCTGCAAATTTTTAGCAGAGCGAAAGGAACAGGGAAAGGAACCGATTCCAATTTCTGTGAATCTTTCCAGAATTAATTTTTATAATCCAAATCTTGCGGCAGAGATTTGTGCGCTGACAAGACGTTACCAGGTTTCGCCGGAATATTTGCGTTTAGAGATTACGGAGAGTGCTTATAAGGACAATCCAGAAGAGATGTTGTCTACGATGAAGACATTGCAGGAAGATGGATTCAAGGTTTTGATGGACGATTTTGGAAGCGGCTATTCCTCTTTGAACATGTTGAAGATGGTGCCGGTTGATATTTTGAAAATCGACATGAAGTTTATTGATGATTTGGAGAATTCCGAGCGTGCCTGCAATATTTTATACAATATTATCCAGATGACAAAAGGATTGAAAATGGGTGTCATCGCAGAAGGAATCGAGACACAGAACCAGTGCGAACTCTTGTTTGGAATGGGATGTACTTATATTCAGGGATTCTATTTTTCAAAGCCGCTTTGCAAGGAAGATTTTGTAAAAGAAATCGAGTGCCAGGAGGAAAAGAATTTCGATTATGAGATGGCAGGTGTGAAAAAACAGACGATACTGGTGGTTGATGATACCGAGTTAAACCGTTCGTCCATCATGGAAATGATAAAAGACAAATATCGTGTGTTAGAGGCAAAGAATGGGGAGGAAGCACTTTCCATTCTGAAAAAAGAATTTGCCAACATCAATCTGGTTCTGTCGGATATCTTTATGCCGAAGGTGAGTGGATTTGATTTACTTGAAATCATGAAGCGGAACGATTTGCTCCGCATGATACCAGTGCTGATTTTAACGGCATTCGGAGATCAGGAGAACCAGAGTAAAGCGTTGGAATTAGGGGCATTAGATGTGATTACCAAGCCGTATGATGCAAAGACGCTTAAGAAAAGGATTGAGAACCTGCTTCAGATTTCAGAAAATGATTCCATTAAGGCAGAAGTGCACGCATTGCGAGAAAGTTCCACGGTTCGAAAACAGGTGCAGTCGATGCTGCGCAACGATGTAGCATCCATTTGCAGAATGGAGATTTCTTACAAAGATTTTGAAATCAAAAGAATGGTGTTCGCAAATGATAAATTTATGGAATTGCACCAGATTCACAGCACAACATACCGAAGCAAAAAAAATCTGGGTGGATTTTTAGACAATATCGTGGAGGAAGATAAAAAGAGGTTGAGAGATCGTGCGGAACTGGCACTCAGACGTCGTGAAAAATGCTGGCAGAACGTATACCGGATTGAGGGCGCAAACGGTTCCATACATAGCATGATATCCAACTGTACCATGGATTTTCAGGCAGACGGAATCTTTTTTGATACCATAGAGATTGAGGTGGTAACAAAAGAGAATTTTGAATTTGAAAAGTCCCTAGATATGTTAAGCCAGGCAATTACAAAGGAGACAAACTTACAGTTCTTTTTGTATTCTTTGGATGATGACAGCGTTGATTATATTACAAAACGGAAAAATGGAAGTTCCAGACGAGTCATCCAGAAACGAAGTCTGTTCCAGATGCTCCCTGGAATTGCGGATGCTGACTATGTGCGCCGGGAAGAAATGTATGAGCGTATCCGGAACGGAAAACGCACGACCAGTGAAGAGTTCCACTGCGTTTATACAGACGAGGATACCAGGGAAACTGTCTCAAAGTGGTTCAGAGTTACCCTGTCACGAATGGAAGGAAGTCCGACGGAGAAAAGAATGGCGCTCGGAGTCTGCGAAGATATCACAAAAGACAGAGAACATCAGATTTGTAAGTGGAGAGAGCAGCAGTATCAGGCAATTCTAGGACAGAATGCATTCTTTTTTGCAGAGATTGATTTGACGGATAACCGTTTTATATCGGAGAAGATTCAGGACAATGGATTTGGGTTAGAGGATGCAGAAATCCTCTCTTACGATGATTTTGTGGAGCAGCGAATCGAAAAACTGGTCTTAAAGGATGATATCAAATATATCGATTCCTGGATGCGAAGAACAAACTTAAAGAAGTGGTTCACACAGGGAGAGCGGGAGATTTCGTTTGACCTTCGGATTATGCTTCCGAATAAGAATGCCTATGAATGGTTTACCTCTACGGTTTACATGTCAAAAAATCCTGGCAACAACCATGTCTGTGCAAGCTGGAAAATCCGCAATACAGAGGCTGAGAAAAAGAAACTCGGCAAGATTCGCCAGATGGCAGAACGGGATTCGCTGACGGAATTATATAACCGTATTAATTTTGAAAAACGTGTATCGAAAGAACTTTTAAAAGAAGCTTCGCAGAATAAGAGCCGCGCATTTATCATGATTGATGTGGATAATTTCAAACAGGTGAATGACAGCTTTGGTCATGATTTCGGGGACATTGTATTAAGGGCGGTTGCAAAAATCCTGCGTTCCAGCTTTACGGAGGAGAATATCATCGGTCGTTTGGGCGGCGATGAATTTGCGGTCTTTATTTCAAAAGCTTCGTCCAAAAAAGTGATATTAGAGCAGGTGCAGAAAGTGTGCGCCAAGATATCAACCACATTTGAAAACAAAGGAGAAAAGGTCTCCATCAGCTGCTCCATCGGTGTTGTATACACGCCGGAGGAGGGAAAAGAGTTCCAGATTCTGTATGAAAAGGCAGACGATGCACTTTATCAGGCAAAACATGCAGGAAAGAATCAATATAAGATATTTACAAACTAG
- a CDS encoding Hpt domain-containing protein: MDEQKLRAAGIDYKGAIERFADNQVLYEKYLLRFEEDTHCKDAMAALEEQNYDEVLAQVHALKGMVGTLGMMTYYKVCQDVVDALRAKKYDTIAGLMEKVQEEQARIQQIYKDK, encoded by the coding sequence ATGGATGAACAAAAGTTAAGGGCAGCAGGTATTGATTACAAAGGTGCAATCGAACGTTTTGCAGACAATCAGGTGTTGTATGAGAAATATCTGCTCCGTTTTGAGGAAGATACGCATTGTAAGGACGCAATGGCGGCGTTAGAAGAACAGAATTATGATGAGGTGCTTGCACAGGTTCATGCGTTAAAAGGTATGGTAGGAACGTTAGGAATGATGACGTATTATAAGGTCTGCCAGGATGTCGTGGATGCATTAAGAGCCAAAAAGTACGACACCATTGCAGGTTTGATGGAAAAAGTGCAGGAGGAGCAGGCGCGCATCCAGCAGATTTATAAGGACAAATAA
- a CDS encoding DUF4430 domain-containing protein translates to MSETTKKVSKKKIIIAVVILALVAALFAGLYLKFSPKAHKGAKEITIEVIDNNGASVTYDVHTDAEYLRQAMEDAKGLEFDGTESDYGLMVETVNGLYADYVNNNAYWAFYEGGVACDYGVDSQPVEDGQSYQIIYTINE, encoded by the coding sequence ATGTCAGAAACAACAAAAAAAGTAAGTAAGAAAAAAATTATAATTGCAGTCGTGATACTTGCCCTTGTGGCAGCCCTTTTTGCAGGGCTTTATCTGAAATTCAGCCCAAAGGCACACAAAGGTGCAAAAGAAATTACGATTGAGGTAATCGACAATAACGGAGCGTCCGTTACTTATGATGTGCATACAGATGCAGAGTATCTGCGTCAGGCGATGGAGGATGCCAAAGGACTAGAGTTCGATGGAACAGAGTCTGATTATGGTCTTATGGTGGAAACGGTAAACGGCTTGTATGCGGATTATGTAAATAACAATGCCTATTGGGCATTTTATGAGGGCGGCGTTGCCTGTGACTATGGTGTGGACAGCCAGCCGGTAGAAGATGGACAGTCTTATCAGATTATTTATACGATAAATGAGTAA